In Deltaproteobacteria bacterium, the following proteins share a genomic window:
- a CDS encoding homocysteine biosynthesis protein: MGHYQVSKTFEEINEKIRAGKAVVVTAEEMCGIVRAKGEVEAARTVDVVTTGTFSPMCSSGAFINFGHSVPGIKASKVWINGVPAYAGLAAVDCYIGATEPLEGDPLNKVYPGEFLYGGGHVIHDLVAGKSVHLRAEAYGTACYPRQRLEKKVTLADLPFAQLCNPRNAYQNYNCAVNLTDKIIYTYMGAIKPRLGSAHYCTAGQLSPLFNDPYYRTIGLGTRIFLGGGIGYVVSHGTQHNPHVKRTEKGLPMTAAGTLMVLGDMKAMSPRWLVGVSLLGYGCSLAVGIGVPIPVLNEEMAAYTAVSDADIMTQVVDYGEDYPAGKTRPLAWVNYAQLRSGVISVEGRNVPTAPLSSYVRAREIAEILKGWIQNARFLLGVPQTLLPSEEEGRATDQA, encoded by the coding sequence ATGGGACATTATCAGGTCTCAAAGACATTCGAAGAAATCAACGAAAAGATCCGAGCCGGCAAGGCCGTTGTGGTCACCGCAGAGGAAATGTGCGGAATCGTTCGAGCAAAGGGAGAAGTGGAAGCCGCCCGAACCGTAGATGTGGTGACCACAGGGACCTTTTCCCCCATGTGTTCTTCTGGTGCCTTCATCAATTTCGGTCACAGCGTTCCTGGGATTAAGGCCTCTAAGGTGTGGATCAATGGGGTTCCCGCCTATGCGGGACTCGCTGCGGTGGATTGTTATATCGGAGCGACAGAGCCGCTTGAAGGTGACCCGCTGAACAAGGTCTATCCCGGGGAGTTTCTTTATGGTGGCGGACATGTCATCCATGATCTCGTGGCTGGAAAATCGGTACACTTGCGGGCGGAGGCATATGGAACCGCCTGCTATCCTCGTCAGCGCCTGGAAAAAAAGGTCACCCTGGCGGATCTTCCCTTTGCTCAGCTATGCAATCCGAGAAACGCCTATCAAAATTACAACTGCGCCGTAAACCTCACGGACAAGATCATCTATACCTACATGGGGGCCATCAAACCCCGGCTCGGAAGCGCGCATTACTGCACTGCCGGACAACTCAGCCCCCTCTTCAACGATCCCTATTATCGGACTATCGGCCTCGGGACTCGAATATTTTTGGGAGGAGGCATAGGTTACGTGGTCTCCCATGGGACGCAACACAACCCCCATGTGAAACGGACGGAAAAGGGCCTGCCCATGACTGCCGCGGGGACATTGATGGTGCTTGGCGACATGAAGGCAATGAGCCCGCGCTGGCTTGTCGGCGTGAGTTTGCTCGGTTACGGATGTTCTCTTGCCGTGGGTATCGGCGTGCCCATACCGGTGCTGAACGAAGAAATGGCGGCCTATACGGCCGTCTCCGACGCAGACATCATGACTCAGGTCGTGGATTATGGCGAGGACTATCCGGCCGGCAAGACCCGGCCCCTTGCGTGGGTAAACTATGCACAGCTGAGAAGCGGCGTTATCTCCGTCGAAGGGAGAAATGTCCCGACAGCCCCTCTATCCAGTTATGTAAGGGCGCGTGAGATCGCAGAAATCCTCAAGGGATGGATTCAAAATGCGAGATTTCTCCTCGGAGTTCCGCAGACGCTTCTCCCGTCGGAAGAGGAGGGAAGGGCGACGGATCAGGCCTGA